From Humisphaera borealis, the proteins below share one genomic window:
- a CDS encoding sulfatase family protein: MWRYMKPRLPTMKHILTLIVTLLLVLPTVLQAAGDATPPARPNILWLIAEDMSPHFGCYGEKTIQTPNVDKLAAGGVLFERAFATGPICSPSRSALITGMYQTSIGAHHHRSGVGSEKIVLPADVQLVPRLFQQAGYYTSNGGYPAMGRGKTDYNFEFDPGIYDGTDWKTRKAGQPFFAQVQLWGGKIRDVAKQIAEARKQLGGATPADAVPLPPYYPRTPAILDDWAATLDAVRITDKHVGEIVERLRTEGVLDQTIIFFVTDHGVSHGRGKQFLYDEGTHIPFVVIGPGLPRGLRRKDLIEHIDMAAMSLALAGIPLPKAMQARNALAPDYQAREATFAARDRADETVDRIRSVRTERWKYIRNFLPQRPYLQPNAYKDHKPCLIALRAAEAAGLLDEVQRQLFAKARPPEELYDLAADPWEVHNLAADPAQAATLQGLRAMLDRWIERTNDQGRTPEPESRYDSDMAAYQSRKPDPEVAKNIALMKQWAREGK, translated from the coding sequence ATGTGGCGATACATGAAGCCGAGATTGCCAACAATGAAGCACATCCTCACCCTTATCGTCACTCTGCTGCTGGTGTTGCCGACAGTGCTGCAAGCCGCGGGCGACGCCACCCCGCCAGCCAGACCCAACATCCTCTGGCTCATCGCCGAGGACATGTCGCCACACTTCGGCTGCTACGGAGAAAAGACGATTCAGACACCCAACGTGGACAAGCTGGCGGCGGGCGGTGTGTTGTTCGAACGTGCCTTTGCCACCGGGCCGATTTGCTCTCCGTCGCGATCCGCGCTGATTACCGGGATGTATCAGACGAGCATCGGTGCGCACCATCATCGCAGCGGCGTGGGCTCGGAGAAGATCGTGCTCCCGGCCGATGTACAGCTTGTTCCCCGCCTGTTTCAACAGGCCGGCTACTACACGTCCAACGGCGGCTACCCCGCGATGGGAAGGGGCAAGACCGACTACAACTTCGAGTTCGACCCCGGCATCTATGACGGCACGGACTGGAAGACGCGCAAAGCCGGTCAGCCGTTCTTCGCCCAAGTCCAGCTGTGGGGAGGCAAAATTCGCGACGTGGCGAAGCAAATCGCCGAGGCGCGTAAGCAGCTCGGCGGTGCAACGCCAGCGGATGCTGTGCCGCTGCCGCCTTACTATCCCCGGACACCAGCCATCCTCGACGATTGGGCGGCCACGCTCGATGCAGTGCGCATCACGGACAAGCACGTGGGCGAGATTGTGGAGCGCCTTCGTACGGAAGGCGTGTTGGATCAGACCATCATCTTCTTCGTGACCGATCACGGCGTAAGCCACGGCCGCGGCAAGCAGTTCCTCTACGACGAAGGCACGCACATCCCCTTCGTTGTGATCGGTCCCGGCTTGCCCAGAGGCCTGCGACGCAAGGACCTGATCGAACACATCGACATGGCGGCGATGTCGCTCGCGCTGGCGGGCATCCCGTTGCCAAAGGCGATGCAGGCGCGCAATGCACTCGCGCCGGATTATCAGGCACGCGAGGCCACCTTCGCCGCACGCGACCGCGCCGACGAGACCGTGGATCGCATCCGCAGCGTTCGCACGGAGCGATGGAAATACATTCGCAACTTCCTGCCCCAGCGGCCGTATCTTCAGCCCAATGCCTACAAAGATCACAAACCGTGCCTGATTGCATTGCGGGCCGCCGAAGCCGCCGGTCTGCTTGATGAGGTACAACGCCAGCTCTTTGCCAAAGCGCGGCCGCCCGAAGAACTCTATGACCTGGCCGCCGATCCATGGGAAGTGCACAACCTCGCTGCCGACCCCGCACAGGCCGCAACGCTCCAAGGGCTTCGCGCCATGCTCGACCGATGGATCGAGCGGACCAATGATCAGGGCCGCACGCCCGAGCCCGAATCGCGCTACGACTCGGACATGGCCGCCTACCAAAGCCGCAAGCCGGACCCCGAAGTCGCGAAGAACATCGCGCTGATGAAGCAGTGGGCCAGGGAAGGCAAATAG
- a CDS encoding sugar phosphate isomerase/epimerase family protein: MDPRNNSNIHDIISRRRFLGGVAALGATAMIGRQAWAADAAPAGGKPNSVFGGVAIGINTYSYRSSGIDTAEQTLKALIENGLSEVELKDGPIRAFGVLPPAVKKETKGDLLAPKPTPEELAKLRAGLLAKAAELRKLYNDAGVNIHIHKVPFGKSDDDINFNFEMAKALGCKAITTERSDTVAKALAPFAEKHKIYVAFHNHTNNIPTVDTLDPLLDYGKYIAFNFDIGHYVAGSKGKSPLAVIEKYHDRIVSLHLKDRTPDGGNVAWGQGKTPIKEVLQLLKKEKWPIHADIELEYKIPAGSTSVAEVGKCVAYCREALA, encoded by the coding sequence ATGGACCCGCGGAACAACAGCAACATTCATGACATCATCTCGCGACGCCGCTTTCTGGGTGGTGTAGCGGCACTCGGAGCGACGGCGATGATCGGTCGGCAGGCCTGGGCCGCAGACGCCGCGCCGGCGGGCGGAAAGCCCAACTCCGTCTTCGGTGGTGTTGCCATCGGCATCAACACCTACAGCTACCGCAGTAGCGGCATCGATACCGCGGAGCAGACGCTAAAGGCGCTGATCGAAAACGGCCTCAGCGAAGTCGAACTGAAGGACGGCCCGATCCGCGCGTTCGGCGTTCTTCCGCCGGCCGTGAAGAAGGAGACCAAGGGAGACCTGCTGGCACCCAAGCCGACGCCCGAAGAACTGGCCAAGCTCCGCGCCGGCCTGCTCGCCAAGGCCGCCGAGTTGCGCAAGCTTTACAACGACGCCGGTGTGAACATCCACATCCACAAGGTGCCGTTCGGCAAGTCGGACGATGACATCAACTTCAACTTCGAGATGGCCAAGGCCCTGGGCTGCAAAGCGATCACGACCGAGCGCAGCGACACCGTCGCCAAGGCGCTCGCTCCGTTCGCCGAGAAGCACAAGATCTACGTCGCGTTCCACAACCACACGAACAACATCCCGACGGTCGATACGCTCGACCCGTTGCTCGACTACGGCAAGTACATCGCGTTCAACTTCGACATCGGCCATTACGTCGCCGGTTCGAAGGGTAAGAGCCCGCTGGCGGTAATCGAAAAGTACCACGACCGGATCGTCAGCCTGCACCTGAAGGACCGTACGCCCGATGGCGGCAACGTCGCCTGGGGCCAGGGAAAGACGCCGATCAAGGAAGTCCTGCAACTGTTGAAGAAGGAGAAGTGGCCGATCCACGCCGACATCGAGCTGGAATACAAGATTCCCGCCGGCTCGACGTCTGTCGCCGAAGTGGGCAAGTGCGTCGCCTATTGCCGGGAAGCGCTGGCGTAG
- a CDS encoding SDR family NAD(P)-dependent oxidoreductase has product MKKLQGKTALVTGASKGIGAGIARELAAAGAAVVVNFATDRLGAEAAVNDITSAGGRAIAVSGDVSKAADVARMFADAKTAYGALDILVNNAGVYTPMSLDAMTEQEFHREFNTNVLGPLLVIRESLQHFGPGGGSVINIGSGASKMCPPGYAIYAATKSALDAITVVLSKELASRKIRVNSVNPGATLSEGTHAAGLYGVASEFEKTLVAMTPLGRIGTPSDIAKVVAFLASEDSGWLTGEILLASGGLR; this is encoded by the coding sequence ATGAAGAAGCTACAAGGAAAAACAGCGTTGGTTACGGGGGCTTCCAAGGGGATCGGCGCGGGGATCGCCAGGGAACTGGCCGCGGCCGGTGCGGCGGTCGTCGTCAACTTCGCGACCGACCGTCTCGGTGCCGAGGCGGCGGTGAACGACATCACCAGCGCCGGCGGCCGTGCGATCGCGGTGTCCGGCGATGTGTCCAAGGCGGCCGACGTGGCCCGGATGTTCGCCGACGCCAAGACCGCCTACGGCGCGCTGGACATCCTGGTGAACAACGCCGGCGTGTACACGCCGATGTCGCTGGACGCGATGACCGAGCAGGAGTTCCACCGGGAGTTCAACACCAACGTACTGGGCCCGCTGCTGGTCATCCGGGAATCATTGCAACACTTCGGGCCTGGCGGCGGGAGCGTGATCAACATCGGCTCGGGGGCGTCCAAGATGTGCCCGCCGGGATACGCGATCTACGCGGCCACCAAGAGCGCGCTGGATGCGATCACCGTCGTGCTATCGAAAGAGCTGGCGTCGCGAAAGATTCGGGTGAACTCCGTGAACCCCGGAGCCACGCTGAGCGAAGGTACCCACGCCGCGGGGTTGTACGGAGTGGCGAGCGAGTTTGAAAAGACGCTGGTGGCCATGACGCCGCTAGGCCGAATCGGCACACCGTCGGATATCGCCAAGGTCGTCGCGTTCCTGGCGTCGGAGGATTCCGGCTGGTTGACAGGCGAGATCCTCCTCGCCTCCGGCGGACTGCGCTGA
- a CDS encoding glycoside hydrolase family protein: MKRVRTLLAILLFALHSPAGADDGLVVYPPVPGLAASGHYKVRIRPVRPGGEWQTAFAWETACKAVDKKTDAYFDTLAGWTHAYVNFETSGAVEVEIARTDGAPIRSAAVHPKRKASACEVRDGRAFVLLDQPCLVAVDIDGQMDAQDTGKGYKGPPIHTISLFANPPLAGKPKPTDPGVLAVKPGEVPPSDGPWTTLYFLPGVHDVGLAFPLRANRQYYIPGDAMVYGTFSNTKWGDGHHIRIFGLGTLSGARLKHPEYVEPPVPEKDHGRYRPIELIGTTDTRVEGITIADSATHSLMLVSPFKAGHPNEVRWTKIFTWRANGDGINPFGNTLIEDCFIRTQDDSLYVNGLGIRRTVLWNDANGSSFVLSALPQLTDRQLVVEDCDVIYSRAKWHHWSGGRVFNMRGEGGRAAGAGVVFRNINVEDPRPTLQQFFICMTMPKPYSKNGEKRAAGDLSGILFQNISIAAPSVLGEPQILWGQPDARIGNLTFENLTLAGKPVIAPEFFKSNEFVGGLNFAPRAVSKP; encoded by the coding sequence ATGAAACGCGTCCGCACCCTCCTGGCCATTCTCCTGTTCGCCCTGCATTCACCGGCCGGTGCCGACGACGGCCTGGTCGTTTATCCCCCGGTGCCGGGGCTTGCCGCGTCCGGGCATTACAAGGTACGCATCCGCCCGGTTCGCCCGGGCGGCGAGTGGCAGACCGCCTTCGCGTGGGAGACCGCGTGCAAGGCCGTCGACAAGAAGACCGACGCATATTTCGATACGCTCGCCGGCTGGACGCACGCCTACGTGAACTTCGAGACCTCTGGCGCGGTCGAGGTCGAGATCGCCCGCACCGACGGCGCGCCGATCCGATCGGCGGCAGTACACCCGAAGCGCAAGGCGTCGGCGTGCGAGGTCCGGGACGGCAGGGCGTTCGTCCTGCTTGACCAGCCCTGCCTCGTCGCGGTCGACATCGACGGACAGATGGATGCGCAGGACACCGGCAAGGGCTACAAGGGCCCGCCGATCCACACGATCTCGCTCTTTGCCAACCCGCCGCTGGCCGGCAAGCCCAAGCCAACCGACCCCGGCGTGCTGGCCGTGAAGCCCGGCGAGGTTCCGCCGTCTGACGGGCCATGGACCACGCTCTACTTCCTGCCCGGCGTCCACGACGTCGGGTTGGCGTTCCCGCTCCGCGCCAACCGCCAGTACTACATCCCCGGCGACGCGATGGTCTATGGCACGTTCTCCAACACCAAGTGGGGCGACGGCCATCACATCCGCATCTTCGGCCTTGGAACGCTGTCGGGGGCGAGGCTGAAGCACCCGGAGTACGTCGAGCCGCCGGTCCCGGAGAAGGACCACGGGCGCTATCGCCCGATCGAGTTGATCGGCACCACCGATACCCGCGTAGAGGGCATCACCATCGCCGACTCGGCGACGCACTCGCTCATGCTGGTGAGCCCCTTCAAGGCGGGTCATCCCAACGAGGTCCGCTGGACCAAGATCTTCACCTGGCGTGCCAACGGCGATGGGATCAATCCGTTCGGCAACACACTCATCGAGGACTGCTTCATCCGCACCCAGGATGACTCCCTTTACGTGAACGGACTGGGCATTCGCCGCACCGTCCTGTGGAACGATGCCAACGGTTCATCATTCGTCCTGAGCGCCCTGCCCCAACTCACCGACCGCCAGTTGGTGGTGGAGGACTGCGATGTGATCTATTCGCGGGCCAAGTGGCACCACTGGAGCGGCGGGCGGGTCTTCAATATGCGCGGCGAAGGCGGACGTGCCGCCGGTGCGGGCGTGGTTTTCCGCAATATCAATGTCGAAGACCCCCGGCCGACGCTTCAACAGTTCTTCATCTGCATGACGATGCCGAAGCCATATTCGAAGAACGGCGAGAAACGCGCCGCCGGAGACTTGTCGGGCATTCTCTTTCAGAACATCTCCATCGCCGCTCCCAGCGTTCTGGGTGAACCTCAGATTCTCTGGGGCCAACCTGATGCGCGGATTGGCAATCTCACTTTCGAAAACCTCACGCTCGCCGGTAAACCCGTGATCGCCCCGGAATTCTTCAAATCCAACGAGTTCGTAGGCGGGCTCAACTTTGCACCGCGCGCCGTTTCCAAGCCGTGA
- a CDS encoding sialate O-acetylesterase produces the protein MKKFSRIAAFVALAAGLFAGHASAEVKLERGKDRIDVPAVGSGLCLHNLFQSGMVLQRDKPIRVWGWAEPGEKVTVSFGEKTQATVAAADRAWRVELPAEPANGDPRRLVVQGQATKIELEDVLVGDVWLLGGQSNMEFEIAKVEGGQLEIVSANFKNIRLFTVPHQNGPDPKSSFPLMYQWSDWSSQHFRQGYWDVCTPQTVREMSAIGYVFARRIHMATQIPIGVIDASRGGTCIETWTPTEVLNSINTPEVKSKLAEWGEKVAAFDPQKDLDDRVKRFNERQARLKAQGQEVPANAAPPTDLLPGPAMDMNRPGNCYASMIAPIVGLQIKGAIWHQGYNNAFEPNGHVLYAQVFPKMIGAWRAAFNDPQMPFGIISQETEGDPQDRADYLEKMANEGIYIREVHFKTFLDFLKAGDKNVGYASSFDQRRSWYHPQIKIPVGERVARWALATQYGMAKQIRWMPPMLKEVRIEEGRITLQLDSPAGPYNDGPIEGFVIAGADGRFQLARAEWLTVDKDKQNKPQQDRTAIVLTSPLVPEPKYFRHAWGRNPLANLKSMDLTDLPFPTWRNDSWTIADMYENYAGKKPAKPGVLDRGEQAALTKALRADDLKRCIAEAKELLKANGM, from the coding sequence ATGAAGAAGTTCAGCCGAATCGCCGCCTTTGTCGCCCTGGCCGCCGGCCTCTTCGCCGGGCACGCCTCGGCCGAAGTGAAGCTGGAGCGCGGAAAGGACCGAATCGATGTCCCGGCGGTCGGGAGCGGGTTGTGCCTGCACAACCTGTTCCAGTCCGGCATGGTGCTGCAGCGCGACAAGCCGATCCGCGTCTGGGGATGGGCCGAGCCCGGGGAGAAGGTCACCGTTTCCTTCGGCGAGAAGACGCAGGCGACCGTCGCTGCGGCCGATCGCGCCTGGCGGGTCGAGCTGCCCGCCGAGCCGGCCAACGGTGATCCGCGACGGTTGGTCGTGCAGGGGCAAGCCACGAAGATCGAACTCGAAGACGTCCTCGTCGGCGACGTCTGGCTGCTCGGGGGCCAGAGCAACATGGAGTTCGAGATCGCCAAGGTCGAAGGCGGCCAGCTCGAGATCGTTTCGGCGAACTTCAAGAACATTCGCCTGTTCACGGTCCCGCACCAGAACGGCCCGGACCCCAAGAGCTCGTTCCCGCTCATGTATCAATGGAGCGACTGGTCGAGCCAGCACTTTCGGCAGGGCTACTGGGACGTCTGCACGCCGCAGACAGTGCGCGAGATGTCGGCGATCGGATACGTGTTCGCCCGGCGCATTCACATGGCGACGCAGATCCCGATCGGCGTCATCGACGCCTCGCGCGGCGGTACGTGCATCGAGACCTGGACCCCGACGGAGGTGCTCAACTCCATCAACACGCCTGAGGTCAAGTCCAAGCTGGCCGAATGGGGCGAGAAGGTCGCGGCGTTCGATCCACAAAAGGACCTCGACGATCGCGTCAAGCGGTTTAACGAACGTCAGGCCCGGCTCAAGGCGCAGGGCCAGGAGGTCCCGGCGAACGCCGCCCCTCCGACCGACCTTCTGCCCGGTCCGGCGATGGACATGAACCGCCCCGGCAACTGCTACGCGAGCATGATCGCGCCGATCGTGGGCCTTCAGATCAAAGGGGCGATCTGGCATCAGGGCTACAACAACGCGTTCGAACCCAATGGGCACGTGCTTTACGCGCAGGTCTTCCCGAAGATGATCGGAGCCTGGCGCGCGGCGTTCAACGACCCGCAGATGCCTTTTGGCATCATCTCCCAGGAGACCGAAGGCGACCCGCAGGATCGCGCCGACTACCTCGAGAAGATGGCCAACGAAGGGATCTACATCCGCGAGGTCCACTTCAAGACGTTCCTCGACTTCCTCAAGGCCGGCGACAAGAACGTCGGCTACGCCAGCAGCTTCGACCAGCGACGGTCGTGGTATCACCCCCAGATCAAGATCCCGGTCGGCGAGCGTGTCGCGCGCTGGGCGCTGGCGACGCAGTACGGCATGGCCAAGCAAATCCGCTGGATGCCGCCGATGCTCAAGGAGGTGCGGATCGAAGAGGGAAGGATCACGCTACAGCTGGACTCGCCCGCCGGGCCGTACAACGATGGACCGATCGAAGGCTTCGTCATCGCCGGTGCCGACGGGCGGTTCCAACTCGCCAGAGCCGAGTGGCTGACCGTTGACAAGGACAAGCAGAACAAACCGCAGCAGGACCGGACCGCAATCGTGCTGACCAGCCCCTTGGTACCGGAACCGAAGTATTTCCGGCACGCCTGGGGCCGCAATCCGCTGGCCAATCTCAAGTCGATGGACCTGACCGATCTGCCGTTCCCCACCTGGCGCAACGATTCCTGGACGATCGCCGACATGTACGAGAACTACGCAGGCAAGAAGCCGGCCAAGCCCGGCGTCCTGGACCGTGGCGAGCAGGCCGCGCTCACGAAAGCTTTGCGTGCCGACGACCTCAAGCGATGTATCGCCGAGGCCAAAGAGCTGCTGAAGGCCAACGGAATGTGA
- a CDS encoding RNA polymerase sigma factor: MSFNPFAEVVDESTDAELIDQAKNGNRDALERLVLRHQAWIYNIAVRMVFVPHDAEEVTQEVLIRAITHLGSFKGDSRFRTWLYRITANHVLNMKRRGGESETQTFSVYAAAINDTPNLDLPDPKAVPVDVPLLVEETKVSCTTGMLLCLDRKQRLIFTLGEIFGASDTVGSEILEMTPDNFRQSLSRARRDLYLFMNNQCGLVNPANPCRCPKKTRGFIEAGHVDPGNLQFVPLHLRRIRDAAPETARQMDDAASRQHAAIFRDHPFLEPKDQTRWLRQLLDRGELRRTLHLN, encoded by the coding sequence ATGTCGTTCAATCCTTTCGCCGAAGTCGTCGATGAATCCACAGACGCCGAACTAATCGATCAGGCGAAGAACGGCAACCGCGACGCCCTCGAACGTCTGGTGCTTCGGCATCAGGCCTGGATCTACAACATCGCGGTGCGGATGGTCTTCGTTCCGCACGACGCCGAGGAAGTCACTCAGGAGGTGCTGATTCGGGCGATCACCCACCTCGGCTCGTTCAAAGGGGACAGCCGGTTCCGCACCTGGCTCTATCGGATCACCGCGAACCACGTGCTTAACATGAAACGCCGGGGCGGCGAATCGGAGACGCAGACTTTTTCCGTCTACGCCGCGGCGATCAACGATACCCCCAACCTGGACCTGCCCGATCCCAAAGCCGTGCCGGTGGATGTGCCGCTGCTGGTCGAAGAGACGAAAGTCTCCTGCACGACCGGGATGCTGCTGTGCCTGGACCGTAAGCAGCGGCTGATCTTCACCCTCGGCGAAATCTTTGGCGCGAGCGACACCGTCGGCAGCGAGATCCTGGAGATGACCCCGGACAACTTCCGGCAGAGCTTGTCTCGCGCCCGGCGAGACCTGTACCTGTTCATGAACAACCAGTGCGGCCTGGTCAATCCGGCCAACCCCTGCCGCTGCCCGAAGAAGACACGGGGCTTTATCGAGGCCGGCCACGTCGATCCCGGGAACCTTCAATTCGTCCCCCTGCACCTGCGGCGGATTCGCGATGCAGCTCCCGAGACGGCCCGGCAGATGGATGATGCGGCGAGCCGTCAGCATGCGGCGATCTTCCGCGATCACCCCTTCCTGGAACCGAAAGACCAGACCCGCTGGCTGCGGCAACTGCTCGACCGGGGCGAGCTCCGCAGGACGCTGCATCTGAACTGA
- a CDS encoding SRPBCC family protein — MNRTIQKEILIPQPRAQVWQAITDSAVLAEWMFPNDFQPRVGHAFTFRVPGNPKANFNGLTVRCQVLECEPPAEGAAGTDVGGRLVFSWSAGGPVENTQVSFRLMPDGDGTRLLFEHAGFDLSQPFGPQAFAGAEFGWTRMLQQLVVVVERPAKSGNP; from the coding sequence ATGAACCGAACCATTCAAAAAGAGATCTTGATCCCGCAGCCGCGGGCGCAGGTCTGGCAGGCGATCACTGACAGTGCCGTGCTGGCCGAGTGGATGTTCCCCAACGACTTTCAGCCACGCGTCGGCCATGCGTTCACGTTTCGTGTGCCGGGGAACCCCAAGGCGAACTTCAACGGTCTGACCGTCCGCTGCCAGGTGCTGGAATGCGAACCGCCGGCGGAAGGTGCGGCCGGCACAGATGTCGGCGGCCGGCTCGTCTTCTCCTGGTCGGCCGGCGGACCGGTCGAGAACACCCAGGTCAGCTTTCGGCTGATGCCCGACGGCGACGGCACCCGACTGCTCTTCGAGCACGCCGGCTTCGACCTGTCGCAGCCCTTCGGCCCGCAGGCGTTTGCCGGTGCCGAGTTCGGCTGGACGAGGATGCTGCAGCAGCTTGTCGTCGTGGTCGAGCGCCCGGCAAAAAGCGGCAACCCGTGA
- a CDS encoding TIGR03067 domain-containing protein, producing MNRFKSYVACTALTAIACVAVAEKPTPPADTPNSQPDQPNPATKDAAAAQAMEAFSGGWDIAVVQPEGATKNASRLVFHKDGTYAAQDKEGKELWAGTFEIDATAKPMIWDHRSHDGRKTGQDVLGIYELTGDRLKVACVVGQWKEKEWVGKPRPTAIDLKHADVVIELSRAKAAK from the coding sequence ATGAACCGTTTCAAATCGTACGTGGCGTGCACGGCCCTGACGGCGATCGCCTGTGTAGCTGTGGCCGAGAAGCCAACGCCCCCAGCGGACACGCCGAACTCCCAGCCAGACCAGCCGAACCCGGCGACGAAGGACGCCGCGGCGGCCCAGGCGATGGAGGCATTCTCCGGCGGGTGGGACATTGCCGTAGTCCAACCGGAGGGGGCGACGAAGAACGCCAGCCGGCTGGTGTTCCACAAGGACGGCACCTATGCCGCCCAGGATAAGGAGGGAAAGGAACTGTGGGCCGGCACGTTCGAGATCGACGCCACCGCCAAGCCGATGATCTGGGATCACCGCTCTCACGACGGCCGGAAGACCGGCCAGGACGTCCTGGGCATCTACGAGCTGACCGGCGACCGGCTGAAGGTGGCCTGTGTTGTCGGGCAATGGAAGGAGAAGGAATGGGTCGGCAAGCCGCGCCCGACGGCGATCGACCTGAAGCATGCCGACGTGGTGATCGAACTCAGCCGGGCGAAGGCGGCAAAGTGA
- a CDS encoding DUF4256 domain-containing protein has protein sequence MKKANSKKEAAPKRSNDLIATLKARFDEHMNRHEGIDWADVAAKLAASPKTLKSLAEMENTGGEPDVIGYDRKTGEYLFCDCSPESPAGRRSVCYDRDGLESRKEHRPANSALDLATAMGIELLTEAQYHDLQKFGPFDTKTSSWLRTPPEIREEGGAIFGDYRFGRVFIYHNGAQSYYGARAFRGLLRV, from the coding sequence ATGAAGAAAGCCAATAGCAAGAAGGAAGCGGCCCCCAAGCGATCAAACGACCTGATCGCCACGCTAAAGGCCCGGTTCGACGAGCACATGAATCGCCACGAAGGAATCGACTGGGCGGACGTAGCCGCGAAGCTTGCCGCCAGCCCCAAGACGCTAAAGTCGCTGGCGGAGATGGAGAACACCGGCGGCGAACCCGACGTCATCGGCTACGACCGCAAGACCGGCGAGTACCTCTTTTGCGACTGCTCGCCCGAAAGCCCCGCCGGCCGTCGAAGTGTCTGCTACGACCGCGATGGGCTCGAGTCCCGCAAAGAGCACCGCCCGGCGAACAGCGCCCTCGACCTGGCCACCGCGATGGGCATCGAGCTGCTCACCGAAGCGCAGTACCACGACCTGCAGAAGTTCGGGCCGTTCGATACCAAGACGTCGAGCTGGCTCAGAACGCCGCCCGAGATCCGCGAAGAAGGCGGCGCGATCTTCGGTGATTACCGCTTCGGCCGGGTGTTCATCTATCACAACGGGGCGCAGTCGTACTACGGCGCCCGCGCGTTTCGCGGACTGCTGCGGGTGTGA
- a CDS encoding ArsR/SmtB family transcription factor: MVERADRQPDVFAAISHPARRRILDLLAEADRSVNAMAGHFEMSRPAVSQHLRVLLDCGLVTEQRHGRERRYHFVPERLGPVRDWVALYDRFWEDRLQRLQNLLSREGKT; this comes from the coding sequence ATGGTCGAGCGTGCCGATCGCCAGCCCGATGTCTTCGCCGCGATCAGCCATCCGGCGCGGCGACGCATCCTCGATCTGCTCGCCGAGGCCGACCGCTCTGTTAACGCGATGGCGGGGCACTTCGAGATGAGCCGGCCGGCAGTGTCGCAGCACCTGCGCGTCCTGCTCGATTGCGGCTTGGTCACCGAGCAGCGGCATGGCCGCGAACGCCGTTATCACTTCGTCCCCGAACGGCTCGGCCCCGTGCGCGACTGGGTCGCGCTCTACGACCGCTTCTGGGAGGACCGCTTGCAGCGGCTGCAGAATCTGCTGTCCCGAGAGGGCAAGACATGA
- a CDS encoding alpha/beta hydrolase family protein, translated as MMESNPRLRRPNSAWSFVAVLITFVCQISGVMAATPAEKPAAPSVDKPVPAKPAAPNTVRAKPEVFEIDGNKAFVYVAPQPAQGKPWIWYGPTIKGNVIIAGHRMYFDAFMNAGIALAGFDLGEVRGSPASTAKFTSFYDAMVKRGYSTKPILLGQSRGGMMTLAWAFRNPDKVQAWAGIYPVCNLSSWPLKSSKKETLADFGMTEAELVARLGEFNPISNIAGLAERKVPMFAVHGDKDGLVPYDDNTRLLKERYEAAGGTLNVKIVPGRGHEISPAFFECQELIDFVLKNASPRQP; from the coding sequence ATGATGGAATCGAACCCCAGGTTGCGTAGGCCGAACTCCGCGTGGTCGTTCGTCGCTGTGCTCATCACTTTCGTCTGCCAGATATCTGGCGTGATGGCGGCTACGCCCGCGGAGAAGCCCGCCGCCCCATCCGTGGACAAGCCAGTTCCCGCCAAGCCGGCGGCACCGAATACCGTCCGTGCCAAGCCGGAAGTCTTCGAGATCGACGGGAACAAGGCGTTCGTCTACGTCGCGCCGCAGCCGGCGCAGGGCAAGCCGTGGATCTGGTACGGCCCGACGATCAAGGGCAACGTGATCATCGCCGGGCACCGGATGTACTTCGACGCGTTCATGAACGCCGGCATCGCTCTGGCCGGGTTCGATCTCGGCGAGGTGCGCGGCTCGCCCGCCAGCACCGCGAAGTTCACGAGCTTCTACGACGCCATGGTCAAACGCGGCTACTCGACCAAGCCGATCCTGCTCGGGCAGAGTCGGGGTGGGATGATGACCCTCGCCTGGGCGTTCCGAAACCCCGACAAGGTGCAGGCGTGGGCGGGCATCTATCCCGTGTGCAATCTTTCGAGCTGGCCGCTGAAGTCATCCAAGAAGGAAACTCTCGCCGATTTCGGCATGACCGAGGCGGAGCTCGTCGCGAGGCTCGGCGAATTCAATCCCATCAGCAACATTGCGGGTTTGGCCGAGCGAAAAGTGCCCATGTTCGCCGTGCACGGCGACAAGGACGGCCTCGTTCCCTACGACGACAACACCAGGCTGCTGAAGGAACGTTACGAGGCGGCGGGCGGCACGCTAAACGTGAAGATTGTCCCGGGCAGGGGCCATGAAATCTCCCCGGCGTTCTTCGAATGCCAGGAGCTGATCGACTTCGTCCTGAAGAACGCGTCCCCTCGCCAGCCATGA